A single window of Ammospiza caudacuta isolate bAmmCau1 chromosome Z, bAmmCau1.pri, whole genome shotgun sequence DNA harbors:
- the DCTN3 gene encoding dynactin subunit 3, translated as MATAGSAGSEARPLPPGTKMAAGAAELRRLQWRLEELEQRVGLGGGGCAPRRVADELVKVQVALNSIAGKRERIKILFKKIEDVIKYLDPQYIDRMAVPDTMKLQFILAEEQAIPARAALLEQVKTLQPILDSPSIQAVPDHAAKLQRLSQIHIQQQEKRHDLTDSVKTLLEDYNKMTLLLSKQFVQWNEILTRLEVAKQAKPVAE; from the exons ATGGCAACCGCCGGGAGCGCCGGAAGTGAGGCGCGGCCGCTTCCGCCCGGCACGAAGATGGCGGCGGGCGCTGCGGAGCTGCGGCGGCTGCAGTGgcggctggaggagctggagcagcgcgTCGGCCTCGGCGGCGGGGGCTGCGCGCCGCGAAGG GTGGCGGACGAGCTGGTGAAGGTGCAGGTGGCGCTGAACAGTATCGCCGGGAAGAGGGAGAGGATCAAAATCCTTTTTAAGAAAA TTGAAGATGTAATAAAATACCTTGACCCCCAGTACATTGACAGGATGGCTGTTCCAGACACTATGAAGCTGCAGTTCATCTTGGCAG AGGAACAGGCCATTCCTGCCCGTGCAGCCCTTCTGGAGCAGGTGAAGACCCTCCAGCCCATCCTGGACAGCCCCAGTATCCAAG CGGTTCCTGACCACGCAGCCAAACTGCAGCGGCTCTCACAGATCCACATACAGCAGCAG GAGAAGCGTCATGATCTCACTGACAGCGTCAAGACACTCCTTGAGGATTACAACAAAATG ACCCTGCTTCTCTCCAAGCAGTTTGTGCAATGGAATGAAATCCTGACACGTCTGGAAGTGGCCAAGCAGGCAAAACCTGTGGCAGAGTGA